Below is a window of Vibrio gazogenes DNA.
ATCCTTGAGTTTCTTCATGGCATTTTTTTCTAGCTGACGAATACGCTCAGCGGATACACCATAATTATCGGCTAAATCTTGTAACGTTGCTTTGGGTTCATTCAACCAACGAGACCGGACAATATGTTGGCTACGCTCATCCAAACTCGATATCGCTAACGATAGACGATGATTGGTATGCTGTTCCCAGTTGGTGCTTTCCAGATTTTCAGCAACATCAGAGTTTTTATCTTCGAGATAAAGGACCGGTGCTGACACTGCATTTCCTTCGTCGTCATCAACAGACATATCAAAGGTCGCATCCTGAGCTGCCAAACGAGATTCCATCTCCCGGACATCTGACGGCTCAACACCTAACTCTTTCGCAACCGTTTCAACTTCACTATGGTTGAACCAACCAAGACGCTTTTTCGATTTTCTTAAATTAAAGAAAAGTTTCCGTTGCGCTTTCGTTGTCGCGATTTTAACAATACGCCAGTTGCGAAGGACGTATTCATGAATTTCAGCTTTAATCCAGTGCACAGCAAAGGAGACTAGACGAACACCAACTTCAGGATTGAAACGCTTGACCGCTTTCATCAAGCCGATATTGCCTTCCTGAACCAGATCTGCCATTGGCAATCCATAACCGGAATAACCACGAGCAATATGAACAACGAAACGAAGATGCGACAGAATTAACCCTTTCGCGGCTTCAATTTCACCTTTGTAATGTAATCGTTCCGCAAGCTCATGTTCTTCTTCTGCACTCAGCATCGGATAACTATTCACAGAACGGATATAGCTGTCCAGGCTATCTTGTGTCACAACTGCCATTGGATACGTATGGTTTGTCATTCAATTCCTCATCAATTTCTGATTAAGAGTGTACTCAACCTATTTATGTGGGACTCTATCATCTTGTTGCTTACGAGTTGAGTCCAACAGATACAGATAAACAATTTTCCATCGGAAGTCAAGATCCCATTTTTACTCGCTGCAAGCTTCAGGAGATAAGACACATCTTTTCTACACAGGTTCAATTTCTTTCAAATGTCGTTGTGCAGATAACTTGGCTGCGATACAGCTAAGTAATGTACCGACCATCAGAAGTAGTAAAGATTCATCCCAGCCGAGTCCTAAAAGACGGAACTGACTATCGTAAAGTGTTGCCAACTGACTCACTGCACCATTAAACAATATAGTCAGAAAAGCCGTAAATAACCATGCGCTGAGTGAACCGAGCAAACCAAACCACATGCCGGCGTATAGATAAGGACGCAGAATAAACACATCTGTCGCCCCGATGAGTTTCATCGTTTGAATTTCTTCTTTATTGGCTAACACATTAAAACGTAGCGTATTCCCGACAATTAAGAAAACAGCAGCAAACATCAACAATGACAAGCTCACGACAACCATTACCGCCAGATGTTCGATCGCATCCAAGCGTGTCAGCCAATCTTCGTCAAGGCGCACATCCGTCACATTCTGCTCATGCTGAAGACTTTCAGCTAACTGCTTCACTTCTGACTGGTTGGTCACCGCGGGCGTAATCACGATTACTCCGGGTAATGCATAATCATCCAGCAGGCTGATCGCTTGCTCAAATCCCGCGTGTTGGCTCATCTCAGCCAACCCTTGTTGCGGAGAAATGTATTCAACCTTCTGAACACTCGGGCGCACTTCTATTTCATCTTTCAGCACCATCACCCGGGCTTCGGGTGTGCCTTCTTCAAGATAAA
It encodes the following:
- the rpoH gene encoding RNA polymerase sigma factor RpoH produces the protein MTNHTYPMAVVTQDSLDSYIRSVNSYPMLSAEEEHELAERLHYKGEIEAAKGLILSHLRFVVHIARGYSGYGLPMADLVQEGNIGLMKAVKRFNPEVGVRLVSFAVHWIKAEIHEYVLRNWRIVKIATTKAQRKLFFNLRKSKKRLGWFNHSEVETVAKELGVEPSDVREMESRLAAQDATFDMSVDDDEGNAVSAPVLYLEDKNSDVAENLESTNWEQHTNHRLSLAISSLDERSQHIVRSRWLNEPKATLQDLADNYGVSAERIRQLEKNAMKKLKDAVGEM
- the ftsX gene encoding permease-like cell division protein FtsX — encoded protein: MATKPKNKRTSNSKKKREQKRPPRDHFLAIHYKQAKLSFLALWQQRPMGNLLTLAVISMALTMPTCLYLLSKNVASVASHVATPSQISVYLEEGTPEARVMVLKDEIEVRPSVQKVEYISPQQGLAEMSQHAGFEQAISLLDDYALPGVIVITPAVTNQSEVKQLAESLQHEQNVTDVRLDEDWLTRLDAIEHLAVMVVVSLSLLMFAAVFLIVGNTLRFNVLANKEEIQTMKLIGATDVFILRPYLYAGMWFGLLGSLSAWLFTAFLTILFNGAVSQLATLYDSQFRLLGLGWDESLLLLMVGTLLSCIAAKLSAQRHLKEIEPV